One Impatiens glandulifera unplaced genomic scaffold, dImpGla2.1, whole genome shotgun sequence genomic window, tcaaaaaaaccctctgttttgactcttcctcaaaaaaactgaaaataattctaagtgttgggaagggtaattgcaaaggtttttcaaaaaaccctcggtttgaatcttctttaaaaaaactaaaaataattttaaatattgggaaagggtaattgcgaaggtttttcaaaaccCCTCAATTTTGACTCTTCCccaaaaatttttaaataattctaaatgttgggaaTGAGTAaatgcgaaggtttttcaaaaaaaccctcagttttgactcttccccaaaaaaactaaaaataattttaactattgGGAATAGGTAATTgagaaggtttttcaaaaaaaaacctCGGTTTTGATACTTccctaaaaaaactgaaataattctaagtgttgagaaggggtaattgtgaagtttttcaaaaaaaccctcaatTTTTACTAttccccaaaaaaaattaaaataattctaagtgttgggaagggtaattacgaagatttttcaaaaaaccctcggttttgactcttccccccaaaattgaaaataattataagtgttagGAAAAGGTAATTTTCGCATTCCGCCAGGGATTTTTTCTAACTACCCGATTGACTTTTTGTTTAGTCACCAATTCTGGTCTTTTACAGCACTAACCGCCATTTGTAAGCGATTTTCCACTTCGGGTACCCCACTTCGAGTACCCCACTTCGggtatttttcatttatatttacatCTTCATTTTCTACAGTGGGTGTTCGATCTTTGAAGTATTTGTGCATGGAATACCTAAAATGTTTATCATTGTCCATGGCTTTGTATAAGATGTGGATCGCGTTGTCATATAATGGCGATGTTTCCCAGCTGGCACTTAAATTTTGTGTGGCTTCGTCAATCATCTGTGTACATTTAGAAATGCAAATCAAATTCCGGGTAAAATTCATAAGTGGTGCGTTTAGAGTTGTTGCATTCAGAGGTGTTGCATTCAGAGGTGCTGCATTCTTAGGTGTTGCCTTCTTACGCGCTGCCTTCTTAGGTACCCCGCTATCTGCCACTACTGCCTCATGTTTAGGCACCCCCATCTGCATCCTCGTTTTCCCCCATCCTTATATTCCTCCTCGTTCTCCCCCCATCCCCATCTGTCTCCTTGTTATCCTCGTTTTGAAGAGGTGGAAGTGGAATGCGTCCAACATCGCTTCCACGCCCGAATCCTCCATTTGCCAACTCCGTTTCCAACTTAACCTTCAACTTCATGTCATTCCACATGACAGTATAGAAAATTGGCGCTCATCAACTAGAAGTTCAGGGTTTATCACTTTATACAAGTAGCATAGCTGAAAACATACATATGTTAAAAACATTTACATTTGCAACCACcaaaataaattagtgataACTTACAATAAGAAACGTTTGTGGTCCTTAGAAATGTTGTTTTCCATGCGCCTTCTATTTTTCGAatgattgaactaatccttcaaatacaaatttgcaccaattaaattttttgatattatgaacatctgaaatagatttcatAATTCTAAACCTGCAAGTGAAACAGATTTGAGGATTATTAACAATGCATATACCATACCTATATGTAAGTTTTGAGATATACATGGATAGTTGACCCAAgtgatcacaccagagaaagCAATTGACATTATATAATACAAAGTCTATCTTGAAATTTTTGTCAGTTGTTTTGTTCTCGATGATTTTCTTTGGCATATCGGTCACTATAGGAGCGTCATTAAGTGGGTTACCACATCGAGTCCTAAATGACTTCAACTTTTTATTGGTCTCGTTATCCTCGTATTCTATAATGTCCAGCTCCCCTCTGGGAGACCCAATACGATTTGAATATCCTCTTCTTCGATTTTTACTTCCTCGCCACTCTCTAGGATGAATGTAAATTTAGTAGGTTGAAATCTTCTGATGAGATAATGAGAGATCTCGCCGGGGCATTTTGAAAGTGATAGTGTTATAAGAGAGTcaaagcctattgacttcacagcCTCTTTTTGTTCATTAGACAGTagttgaagaagattgaaaagaCCAAAAGACGAGGTCCtcgttaaaaatatgttgtggGGGCTGCTTTAGTTTCTTGGGCCGCATTCCTTCTACGTTTGTTTGCTCTAcaaaagaagcaaatgaacaaaaaaaaaattaaccatgtagcagataaacatttaaaaacaatGAAGCAGATAAGCAAATAAATGAACCATGAAgcagataaacatttaaaaacaatGAAGCAGATAAGCAAATAAATGAACCATGAAgcagataaacatttaaaaatcaTGAAGCAGATAAGCAAATAAATGAACCATGAAGTAGATAAGCAAATAAATGAACCATTTCTTGTCCTAAAACCACGATTTTGGGACAAGAAACCATCATATAGTGTCCTAAAACCACCATTTCAGGACAAAAACCATTattttcgggtcctgaaacccccattttgggtcccgaaaccaccatttcagAACGAGAAACCACCATTTTAGGTCCCAAAACCACCATTTCGGGATGAGAAACCATcgtttcttcttttcaaatgatGGTTTTTCGTCTTGAAATtgtagtttcgggacccgaaatcaTAGTTTCAGGACCTGAAATcatagtttcgggacccgaaatcatagtttcgggacccgagaTCATAGTTTCGGGACCTAAAATGGTGGTTTCAAGACACAATATGATGGTTTCTCGTCCTGAAATCGTAGTTTTGGACCCAAAATCGTGGTTTCAGACCCGAAAtcgtggtttcgggacaagaaatggtggtttcgggacaagaaatggtggtttcaggacaagaaatggtggtttcgggacaagaaattgTAGTTTCGGAACAATATGCAGCTAATAAACCTTTCGGGATAGAATATATGCATATCAAAAGTGTTTCTACGCTAAACCCTAATCACTATATATTTTTCTGTCGTTAAACCCTAAATGGAGCTAAACCCTATCAAATactaaacaaaatattggtATCAAAATCATCTACGTTAAACAGATTCGTTTCTAAAAAGATAAGATTTGTTATTTACCTTGGAGATCTTGGAGTCTTGTCGGGCGATATACCTGGACctagggacgaatctatgtaggggctcggaTGGGCTGAAGACAACCCCGAAATCTTGGAGTCTTTTcgctaatatttttttttacggtagaaatatgacattacccttaatttcttaaaaaaaaaatcaatataattcattgtttttttatctaaatattaaagaaatgttaaaactttacttttatatacctgtttttttcaaaattttctcgttattattttaagtttatcctaaatttttttcaagcccaccccagTTCGAAATCTTGGGTCCGTCCCTGCCTGGACCAACACCAGCctgaaaagaagagaaatatgAATCTGGACCTACCCTAAATGAAGTGAAGATACACGAAGGAGAGCTTAAAaacttaccattttcgatcggACAACGATGAAGAAAAGAGAAGTCGCGGATGATGGAAAGCGAAATCACTAGAGAAGAAAGACCGGTCGCCggaaatgaaaaatgaaaagaagaaagagagggaagtgaaacgttttttaatattatttatatttttaatttttttctctctccgaCACACGTGGCAGGCCatgtaggattcgtggccttgctttcgctgaTATTttgttgagtttatcatttctcataaaaaaatctttttgaCTTAACCCAATTCTTCGTTTTtgtttttgggaaaaacgacttagcgtcatttcattaaaaattcctaaaaatgggaaaaaaaaccacgagtttaagagatcattctagataggcctaaaatgattttgaagtcgtaacattctgaataaaagctaaaatgttaaaaacgtaaatgaattatctgattataatgttttcaattctagtgagtttaaaaaacggtaaattccagtttctatagatattccagttctgctccgtgcttgaaattattgtccacgttcccgcaagGCGCTGAAATCTGATATAATATCTTTCCATActtcttcaacgctcctgcgggttctgccatatacccttgcattttgttcttgccaaatgttatacaccactgctccaaagccacacttgaacacgcttgttgcaaatctatttcccttgactttgagtagtgctgcatctttgatttcatttcattcgctcgggaaactgatcagctccaggcttttatagaatctgtcccaaaactctgaagcaatacaacaactcccgaataggtgatctatggtttcttcattttctctacatagaagacagttcgtgtccAGGATActcatatacttgttgatacgatcacgagtgctgagtcttttcCAGAAAGCGAGCCATAAGAttaactggtgtctagggataatcttcgttgaccatacaagagaattccattctactttctgtgtgCTTTTTCTCGTGTTACCTCCCATAATTCTTCGGTTTTAATTTcttgtaacttttttttataatatcctGTTTTtccataaataaaaaactatatgCATCAAATAAATAACATGCTAATAATtctattcatttaataaatgaatgtaaaagtaaaaactaaattaattgaatataataaatatatatatatatatatatatatatatatataactcaaaaactaattaactttaataaataaaaattaaagtatttctaataattaaaattaatttttctctagTTTTACATTTTTTGTAAGAGcttgttttgattttgaatttctttatttaataaaagtaaatttattttaatataatgaataataaaataagtaaataaataatattctttattaaatataattaaatggatataataaataaaagaaactgaatataataaataaaaaataagttttataaaaactagttataatttaaattaaaaataataataaatataataaaatataaaacaaatcagaccaattaaaaaaatggaatgaaaataaattttttgaataataatttaatattaaaatatatattatataaaatttaatattaaaatatttattaggaggatgatttaaatgatagtctagaaaaattgattttaggccagttaatagaataaaataattcattttactATGTTTAAaggtcaaaatatatttttagttactaaaataaataatataaataaaaatgtcaaacaTTCGTGAttacaaaaataacatttattcaatttatattaaagattGTTTTAAGTTAAAGTAGAGAATTAAGGTTGAAAAtgagatattatattattttttaaaataaaaatattttaattataaataaaacaaatcttacaacaataaaaaaaaagtctaacTGAAACCTAATCAATAAAATGCTAAAAGCTATCTGAATGAATAAATCTACATGAATTATATtggaattataaataaatattagttcaaCCAATTAACATTACTAGTGGcaaaatagataaatttttCCAATAAATTTTATCAAGCAATTTACTAactagaaaaattaagttacaAATTCTGTGGAAATTCTTTACTTCTGTTTTTGTAACAGATTTTAAATAGAAGTAAATGATGATACAACTTACCTATTAACTAGTTTAGCAATTAACAATCTAaattacaaaattcaaaattcttgataaaattacaaatatatatatattcaaaattcatagtgttttcaatcaaatttaaatctttttttttaagacTCTTaacatttgaattatatttttggaaaaaattatttcttaaatctCATTTGAAGTTTAAAGTTTTTATCTAAATTGAAAAACATTAATAAGAGAGTTTAGAGGGACCAGACTCATAACTTATTATCACATCTCAAGATTACTAGTTCATGAGTTTTCATatccaaaacattaaaaataaaaagtttcagAGTGGGAATTCAGAATCATCCCATTGAAGAACTGCAGACCCAATATTTTGCTCCCTCTTCAACTTGTCATTTACAAACCAATCACAAATCCTGCCTGCATTCAGTTCCTCCATTGTGCATTCTTCTTCCTCTGCTATCACTCTCAATAGATTCAAAGATGATAtctgcattattattattattattaagtaacTATTACAAcacaaatctaaataataaacaattgaacaagaaagaaattaagaatGATCAGATGGATACAGTTAAGCGGCAGAGGAATCTTTCATGGGTGCTTAGACCAGAGAGTTCAACTAATCCAGCTTCTTCTAAAGTCAAGAAACTTTTCCTCTTATTCTTCTCTTCTTGTTTATCATCATCAATGTAAGCTCTGATAAACATAGTTCGATTACAAACTGTGTTTCTTTCTCTATTAGCAACTGAAACTGTATTGTGGTGTATGAGAAGTGGATGAGGAGAAGAAATATGGAGAAATGGAGATTGATAACAAGTGGGCTTGCAAAGTTTCAATGCATTCATTCTAATAATACTAACTAAATAAATCTCTTTTCTCTTAGTTTTGAGGGAAAGGAAAAAATTGAAAGCTTCAAAAGGGTTCCTCTATAACCAGTTTGGCTAAGGTTTCCTTTCATCTTATCATCATTGGCGGGACATGTGGCCCAGAATATGGATGGATAAAATTCTTTAAGGTGTGAGAATGGGTTgcttgattgatttttttttttaaaaattaaaaatagtagcaaaatattagaaaaataaatgtttgattaataaattatctatGTTAGTATACATACTAACCAATAAATGTAAGCTTTTCATCTATCAATGTATATCtttgtaatttaatattaattaattattaatattaaattagaattgagtattatgtatttattttattttagtttttaaaaatagtatAGACAAGTAAATGTTACATTATAATTATGGTTCATGAACTCCAGTTCGACATAAAATGTATGAATAAAcacgaagcatcaatgaaagaatggcatggtcattgaagaaaatcctaaaaacaagaaaagatgtttttcaaatggtgaaaaccacaattggaaatagAAGAGGAGTATTAttttggcatgatccttggctggataatattctcattacattcaaagaaaaaatgcaaggaaacagagttagaagagaatacatcaagtactcatttagagacgtctatgaaggtaaatgtgattcacttttgaggcgtattccagaaggtgatagaatcctaaacctaatgaggcagaaacaactcaatgaaagtaatgatgaaatatgttggaaaatagaaagcaatgagaagtttattacaggaaaggcatgggaatggttagaacaagaggacaggaggtagattggcataatgtggtatggtctccaaagattattcctcgtcaccaatttattctctggctggtatacaggaaaatgttgacaacaaaagacagaattcgaaaatatataaacattcttgatatcaactgtgttctATGTTCgagagttgaggaaagcataaaccatttatttggggaatgctcttttgtaatacaaatctgaaagatgtatgctgcaaacatgaacatcatcaactttccaggaatatggaaagaaatccaagagtggatgaagattaaagcaaaaggaagatccttctatgtaagtatgttgaaatgctaatTTGGAggagtaatctacaatatctggaaagaaagaaattcaagaactcgcagtggaagaagtagaaccgctgaagatatttggagagatataacttcagatggaaattcactcattcaatcctggagaggaatcaaaaggaatgaagagaatagaaagctctgctagatatgggatatttcgtttgagaatgttacaagtagaataaaagtaaaaatgatGTAGgctctaattgattattgttattgtctgtaattcaattattgtttcattgtcaaatctagaaattgtctagatctgatcttaaacttttgtattttttccctcttttgaatttttttaataaaatggcactaagctgttttccaaaaaaaaaaaagttacttaACCTTGATATCTAGTCGAAAATTTTAGCgaaattaattgattttgttgTTACTCTATAAATTAGTATTTGGTTATCAAAGGCAAATTAGTATTTGGTTATCAAAGGCATTATCATGACAAAATCAACCTTGAATGATTAATCTTCAATCAAATTATTGTTCCTTATGTATGTGATACACTAACTCATTCTTTCTATTCTTAAGTAAATTCCAAGTTCATAAATTTAATCTAGAGTAGGTTTCTTTAATACTCAAAATCGATACCATTCTTAAAAAGGTTTTTAAAACGATTTTCTTCAAAATTGAACTCTTGGATGAGGCTCGATGTCTTACTTTTCTCCCAAAACCCCCGAGTGagatataaaactaaaataacaagTTTGTCTAagattctgtttttttttatttgtttgtcaaatttaagaatataatttttaagagttGTCATATAGTTTTCTTCCTAAAAAAAACtaggaaataaaatattttagatagtATGTTTTGGGTTCAGTGTTTAGAAAACAACTaagttattttctattttttcaattttaaaaaattatttgaggaattttaattaaaaaacaaatgagtTTCTCCATGAAGACGGTTGAACTACTTCAACAAGGTTTTTAATTCGCAGATTTGGCCAGGTTCGAAGGACTCAGACCAAACTGCCAAAACTCAATTAATGCAATTCTGCACGAAAAAACCTCAAGCTAGTTGCAAAGATCGATTAGAGTTTGTCTAGCTCGTTTAATTCTAGCGTAGATTCTCCTAAATTGCATCACGGtcaacaaaatattcaaatgaaCTGCAAACGTCAATTAAATTATCTAGAATTAAATTATCTAGAATTCATCCTAATCAATTCTAAACAAATTTAGGATTATTATCAAGTCGTTGTTTCTTCAACAAACTATGGATCAATCTTATGCAATCAAATTGAAAAAAGAATAATAGCTCGAACCAGGGGCGGAGCCATGATGAAAAATTACATGGGACTGACTCCAACTTGaatctcagatttaactttttatgctccgctttttttttcaataaaatttccacgattattaaAAGATGGAGATTCATCATGCCCactcaatgcacacgcttgcaaagtgagccaccgagtgttttcaatagttgttgtaagccgtaatctgctattttgtttttcatctaaaGATTgtgcattcagtactttgtcaatatgataaggatattcattaaattatcaagatattcaactgccctattatgtggtgaaatattacatcctatatacataacaaaagagcatatatccccatcattaactctttttcaatatttgaatccatctattgtaaatgtaggtttttgggattgtttatgttcaaacaagaaacatgggaaacaaaaagcagcatctttcaaaggagagtattctaaccaagtaaattttttaaaccaatgactttggaaccgtcgattttgattttcaaatttggtcggcgggtactcatccttaataggttgatatgacctcatcttgatataagctcgtctaatttcatccttttgattaaaaaaataatttcatatcgaaatacgtaatgctggatcaagtttaagagaacttacatcaatatcaattctaagagatttgttaagttcttgagcagggatatcaaattttttatttaaatatcgaaccaaaccaatgtaactattttaacttgtttattaatattaatttatattttcttataaaattttgaaatagtttaaaactaagaaatataaaacactattattattttaatttttatattttacccttataaatcatttgtattattaattatattaaaataaaaaaaaataatgtataattattatataaatataattttaaaataaataatattattatatgatttacattattttatatataattatatatactttatttatataaacaaatcttatttatatattaattaaaatttatgttattataaatatttgtataaaataaaatattaataataattattttaataaaattatatttaaaattaaaataattatgaattagtatatatataaattatatttcaaaatataatattaaaggtgAGAAGGCAAGATTTGATCACCTAACCTCTTATTCACAATTTAATTACATAGCCAACTGGGTTTACATAGCCAACTGGGTTAAGAGTCCCAtgttaaatacatatataaaatattttattttaaaattttaatttaggtggggctagAGCCCAACATAGCCCATGTGTGACTCCGCCCCTGGCTCGAACTCAagttcttataattttatttttgattagaATCGGAGTTACAGTTACGGTAAGGATGAGGACTTACATATAGTTCAAATACTTTCTAGCTTGCAATTCTAAGGCAACTTTTGATCAGAGCAAATTCAAGTTTAGAGGCCTTCTTcaagttttcacgtttttctgGTGAGTTATTTAAGTCCCACGAGGTCTTGATCAATTTTAATGGAGATTcactgtttttctttttctctcgtTTCTCTCCCCCAAGACTTTCTCATATTTCTGCTAAAAATGAACTACGATCATATTTACCCACCGACCGATGTAGGTAGTTAGGTACCAGGTGCGGAGCCAGGTTGAAAAATTACCTgtggaaagaaataaaatatgtatgaacatttactttatgaaattatgaaacaaaacagtacattcattatttattgaattaactaaaaaaactaaattattaaattttcttttatagttattttttattatatatttgtacttttaatattttttaactcaaatcacttatattttaataatt contains:
- the LOC124917237 gene encoding uncharacterized protein LOC124917237, which codes for MNALKLCKPTCYQSPFLHISSPHPLLIHHNTVSVANRERNTVCNRTMFIRAYIDDDKQEEKNKRKSFLTLEEAGLVELSGLSTHERFLCRLTISSLNLLRVIAEEEECTMEELNAGRICDWFVNDKLKREQNIGSAVLQWDDSEFPL